The Glycine soja cultivar W05 chromosome 3, ASM419377v2, whole genome shotgun sequence genome window below encodes:
- the LOC114405633 gene encoding exocyst complex component SEC6-like: MIDFQAAEKKRLEEPASEIGLEPLCAMINNNLRCYDLAMELSNSTIEALPQNYAEQVNFEDTCKGFLEVAKEAVHQTVSVIFEDPGVQELLLKLYQKEWSEGQVTEYLIATFGDYFGDVKM, encoded by the exons ATGATTGATTTTCAAGCAGCTGAAAAGAAGAGACTAGAAGAACCAGCTTCTGAAATTGGTCTGGAACCTTTATGTGCTATG ATTAACAACAATTTGCGCTGCTATGACCTTGCAATGGAGCTAAGTAATAGCACCATAGAAGCCCTTCCACAGAACTACGCTGAGCAG GTTAATTTTGAAGATACCTGTAAGGGATTTCTTGAGGTAGCTAAG GAAGCTGTGCATCAAACTGTCAGTGTGATATTTGAAGATCCTGGTGTCCAGGAGTTACTGTTGAAGCTATATCAGaaag AATGGAGTGAGGGGCAGGTTACTGAGTACTTGATTGCAACATTTGGTGACTATTTTGGTGATGTAAAAATGTGA
- the LOC114405883 gene encoding uncharacterized protein LOC114405883, which produces MKLVWSPESALQAYIDTVKSCEKFKETGVPELLSAMAAGWNTKFIVESWSYGGPIAASVGLAVAARNTGARHVCIVPDERSKMQYITALAEMGVSPPPEVVAGEAEAAVARLAGLDFLVVDCKRKEFARVLRVAKVGPKGAVLACKNAWQRNFCGGFRWNMVLQKGVRIVRSVFLPVGKGLDIAYIGSSRSGVSPAPPPPPATTSKTRPSRWIKHIDQQSGEEHLFRDSSSH; this is translated from the exons ATGAAGCTCGTTTGGTCTCCCGAATCAGCCTTACAAGCTTACATAGATACGGTTAAATCA TGTGAGAAATTCAAGGAAACCGGGGTACCAGAGTTGCTATCAGCCATGGCTGCAGGATGGAACACGAAATTCATAGTAGAATCATGGTCCTACGGTGGTCCCATAGCTGCAAGCGTAGGCCTAGCAGTTGCAGCTCGCAACACGGGTGCAAGACACGTGTGCATAGTCCCTGATGAACGGTCGAAGATGCAGTACATAACGGCCTTAGCCGAGATGGGGGTGTCGCCGCCGCCGGAGGTGGTGGCTGGGGAGGCGGAGGCTGCGGTGGCGCGGCTGGCGGGGCTAGACTTTCTGGTGGTCGATTGCAAAAGGAAGGAGTTCGCTAGGGTTCTGAGGGTGGCTAAGGTGGGTCCAAAAGGAGCGGTTTTGGCATGCAAGAATGCATGGCAGAGAAACTTTTGTGGCGGCTTCAGATGGAACATGGTGCTACAAAAAGGTGTCCGTATAGTTAGGTCAGTTTTCCTTCCTGTTGGGAAGGGTTTGGATATTGCATACATAGGGAGTAGTAGAAGTGGTGTATCACcggcaccaccaccaccaccagcaACAACTTCAAAGACTCGTCCTAGCCGTTGGATCAAACACATAGATCAACAATCAGGAGAAGAACACCTTTTCAGAGACTCATCATCCCATtag